In Cervus elaphus chromosome 5, mCerEla1.1, whole genome shotgun sequence, the following proteins share a genomic window:
- the VPS25 gene encoding vacuolar protein-sorting-associated protein 25 isoform X2: MAMSFEWPWQYRFPPFFTLQPNVDTRQKQLAAWCSLVLSFCRLHKQSSMTVMEAQESPLFNNVKLQRKLPVESIQVVLEELRKKGNLEWLDKNKSSFLIMWRRPEEWGKLIYQWVTTSPEHSQERERRGRSINNPNITNTHRPFLNRKTTRMRGFQEWPEQLRVHPV, encoded by the exons ATGGCGATGAGTTTCGAGTGGCCGTGGCAGTATCGCTTCCCACCCTTCTTTAC GTTGCAGCCGAACGTGGACACTCGGCAGAAGCAGCTGGCCGCCTGGTGCTCTCTGGTCCTGTCCTTCTGCCGCCTGCACAAACAGTCCAGCATGACGGTGATGGAAGCCCAAGAGAGCCCGCTCTTCAACAACGTGAAGCTCCAGC GGAAGCTGCCCGTGGAATCAATCCAGGTTGTCTTAGAGGAACTGAGGAAGAAAG GGAACCTCGAGTGGTTGGATAAGAACAAGTCTAGCTTCCTGATCATGTGGCGGAGGCCAGAAGAATGGGGGAAGCTCATCTATCAGTGG GTCACCACCAGTCCTGAACATTcccaagagagagagaggaggggaagaagcATCAACAACCCAAATATAACAAACACACACCGCCCATTCCTGAACAGGAAAACAACCAGGATGAGAG GTTTCCAAGAGTGGCCAGAACAACTCCGTGTTCACCCTGTATGA
- the VPS25 gene encoding vacuolar protein-sorting-associated protein 25 isoform X1, whose translation MAMSFEWPWQYRFPPFFTLQPNVDTRQKQLAAWCSLVLSFCRLHKQSSMTVMEAQESPLFNNVKLQRKLPVESIQVVLEELRKKGNLEWLDKNKSSFLIMWRRPEEWGKLIYQWVSKSGQNNSVFTLYELTNGEDTEDEEFHGLDEATLLRALQALQQEHKAEIITVSDGRGVKFF comes from the exons ATGGCGATGAGTTTCGAGTGGCCGTGGCAGTATCGCTTCCCACCCTTCTTTAC GTTGCAGCCGAACGTGGACACTCGGCAGAAGCAGCTGGCCGCCTGGTGCTCTCTGGTCCTGTCCTTCTGCCGCCTGCACAAACAGTCCAGCATGACGGTGATGGAAGCCCAAGAGAGCCCGCTCTTCAACAACGTGAAGCTCCAGC GGAAGCTGCCCGTGGAATCAATCCAGGTTGTCTTAGAGGAACTGAGGAAGAAAG GGAACCTCGAGTGGTTGGATAAGAACAAGTCTAGCTTCCTGATCATGTGGCGGAGGCCAGAAGAATGGGGGAAGCTCATCTATCAGTGG GTTTCCAAGAGTGGCCAGAACAACTCCGTGTTCACCCTGTATGAACTGACCAatggggaagacacagaggatgaGG AGTTCCACGGGCTGGATGAGGCAACCCTACTGCGGGCTCTGCAAGCCCTCCAGCAGGAGCACAAGGCCGAGATCATCACCGTCAGCGATGGCCGAGGTGTCAAGTTCTTCTAG
- the RAMP2 gene encoding receptor activity-modifying protein 2 — translation MASLRAERAVGGPWLPATRAGRPAALRLLLLLGAVLKPQESLAQLLPTPDGSKSEGKTVLETYGTNVLQCWHDYEVQMDSIKKDWCDWALISRPYSFLRDCLEKGAEEFGLGFPNPWAEAIIFETHHIHFANCSLVQPTFSDPPEDVLLAMIIAPICLIPFLVTLVVWRSKDSEAQT, via the exons ATGGCCTCGCTCCGGGCGGAGCGCGCTGTCGGCGGCCCGTGGCTCCCCGCCACCCGCGCCGGGCGACCGGCTGCGctccgcctcctcctcctgctgggcG ctGTCCTGAAGCCCCAGGAGTCCCTGGCTCAGCTTCTTCCCACCCCAGACGGCTCCAAGTCAGAAG GGAAAACGGTGTTGGAGACCTATGGGACAAATGTCCTACAATGCTGGCACGATTATGAGGTTCAAATGGACTCTATCAAGAAGGACTGGTGTGATTGGGCCCTGATTAGCAG GCCTTATAGCTTCCTTCGAGACTGCTTGGAAAAGGGTGCAGAAGAGTTTGGCCTGGGCTTCCCCAATCCCTGGGCAGAAGCGATCATCTTTGAGACTCACCACATCCACTTTGCCAACTGCTCCCTGGTGCAACCCACCTTCTCAGATCCCCCAGAGGATGTGCTCCTGGCCATGATCATAGCCCCCATCTGCCTCATCCCCTTCCTCGTCACCCTCGTGGTGTGGAGGAGTAAAGACAGTGAAGCCCAGACCTAG